The segment tgttatgcttgtgcgCAGGGCAGGtcagaggcccagattgtcccctttccactaaggtggtcctccagtCGCCCAGGCGTGGActgcatggtagctcttttccaggattctacagcctggagtaataagtcgtgccaagctctctctgctatatcccaaaGTCCGGCACCCTGCAGGTCAGCCCCCAAGGGGCATCCAGCTTCCgtctcccaacactaagttcacttcaTGACTCTCACAACAGGGAGGAAACTTAGagttccttggagacctgaagggatgcagtgagcttaagaattttcaagagcttatcaatcagtcagccctCGTTCATCCCCAAgcggatgtgtggtggtattgtggccgaataactggagtggcacttgtaCTTCAGTCCAATTGGCTATGCCTTTCGCCCTGGGATTTTGTCAACCAGagggaggaaaaataagacatcgtaaagcgagagaagccccttatgggtCTTTCGACTCTCACGTCTATTTAGAAGCAATTGAAGTCCCACGgggaataccagatcaatttaaagcttaaaatcaaatagctgcaggatttgagtcaatattttggtgggtgacagttaataaaaatgtagattggataaactacatctattacaaccaacagcaatgagcttttcatgagttaaaagaaaaaactcatgttggccccagccctggggctacctgAACTGGCAAAACCCTTTACACTCTAtgtgacagaaagagaaaaaatggcagttggagttttaacccagtctgtggggccctggccaaggtcagtggcctatctctcaaaacaactgGGCCCGGTTTCCAAAGGCTGGCCCCCATGTCTAAGGGCCCTGGCAGCAATGgccctgttagcacaagaagcagataaactaactcttgggcaaaacctgaatATAAAGGCCCCTCCATGCTGTGGTAACTTTGATGAATACCAAAGGACATCATTGGCTAGCAAATGCTAGATTAACCAAGTACCAAAGCTTCCTATGTGAAAATCCCCacataaccattgaagtttgcaaCACCCTAAACCCCGCCACCTTGCTCCTGGTATCAGAGAGCCCAGCTGAACATAACTGCTACTTGGGCACAAGACGGCTCGTGGGGATACCAGACCCCCATTTACATGCTCAATTGAATCATACGGTTACAAGCTGTCTTAGAAATAATCATTAATAAGACTGACAGAGCCTTGACTATTGTGGCCTGGCAAGAAACTCGGATGAGAAATGCTGTCTATCAAAATAGATTGGCTCTCGACTATTTGCTAGCAGCTAAAAGAGGGGTCTGTGGGAAATTTACCTTACTAATTGCTGTCTACACACAGATGATCAAGGGAAGGTAGTTGAAGACATAGAGATATGACAAAACTGGCACATGTGCCTGTGCAAGTGTGGCATGGATTTGATCCTGGGGCCATGTTTGAAAAATGGTTCCCAGCACTAGGAGAATTTGAAACTCTTATAATAGGAGTTGTGATAGTAATAGGAACGTGCTTACTGCTCCCTTGTTTGTTACCTgtacttcttcaaatgataaaaagcttcatcactaccttagttcaccaaaatgcttcagcacaagtgtactatatgaatcactattgatctgtcttgcaagaagacacgggtaatgaaaataaaagtgacaCTGCCACTAATGAGTGAGGTTCTCAAAGCGGGGGAATAAGGGacgagaccacccctcatattgtcctatgcccaatttctgcccccaaagaaagaataagtaaaaactaaaaggcagaaatgaaatccacaggcagacagcccggcgCCACGCCCTGGGCCTGGTTAAagatcaacccctgacctaaccggttctgttatctatagattccagacattgtatggaaaaacattgtgaaaatccctgtcctgttctgttccattctgattaccggtgcatgcagcccccagtcatgtacTGCCTGCTTGCTCAATCCATCACGACCCTCTCAagcagacccccttagagtttTAAGCCCTTAAAtaggacaggaattgctcactcggggagctcggtttttggagacgtgagtcttgcTGAAGCTCCTGGCTGAATAAAGCCtttccttctttaacttggtgtctgaggggttttgtctgtggctagTCCTGCTCcagttttattataataaatattgagtGAGTAGTTTGTGCATAacactttttttcatgtttaggaTTTGTTTCTTAGATAGATTCCTAGAAGTATGCTCAAAAGTTAGTTCATATTTCTCCCTCTGCTATTCTTGTGACATTCAACTCCTCATTATCACAAAGGACTGAAGAAGTGTAAATGTTTGCCAATATTTGGTACCATCTGAATTGCCTCCCAAGACAGGATGAATTCCATGGATTATAAAGGAGTTAAAGAGTGTCTAAAACAAAGTttactttaaatttcttatagtcagccgggcacagtggctcacatctgtaatcccagcactttgggaggccgaggcaggtgggtcacttgaggtcaggagttcgagaccagcctggtcaacatggtgaaacctcatctttaactaaaaatacaaaaattagctgggcgtggcagcatatgcctgttattccagctactggggaagctgaggcaggagaatcttgaacccaggagacggaggttgcggtgagctgagattgcaccactgcactccctaCCTGTTGTCCTCtctatctcataaaaaaaaaaaaaaaaaaaaaattctggccaggcgtggtggctcacgcttgtaatcccagcactttggggggccgaggtgagcggatcacgaggtcaagagatcaagacaatcctggctaacacagtgaaaccctgtctctactaaaaatacaaaataaaattagccgggcgtggtggtcggtgcctgtagtcccagctactcgggaggctgaggcaggagaatggcatgaacccgggaggcggagcttgcagtgagcacagattgcgccactgcactccagcttgggcggcagagcaagactccgtctcaaaaacaaaaacaaaaacaaaccttacAGTTCTCTTActttataaagagaaataaaagaatattgaatataattgacatcttaaacaatttttttctctatttgtacCCTTTCCTCCTTGGACTTcatccttctttctccctttatTCAGTTCATTCTGATTTCCCTATAACACCAAAGCTCACACTCAAGAATCGGATAATATTTTAAGGTTCTCTTCAATCCTGGGAATTTGTGCTCTGGACACAATTGTGTTATAGGCTAAGACTGCTATTGTGTTTCTTCATTCACCCTTTCTTGTCTATTGCCCCAGTTGCAGCTAATAGATTCTATGGTTACCAGGGATACCAGCTTTAGGATGACGCAGATGCTAAATGCCGCGGGAGTCAGAGAAAACCTGGGGTCCTGATGATGTTGTTGAGCTGCTGAATCAACCATCCCTAAACCCTATGCTCCCAAGACTTCCTGTCATGTGAGCTAGTAGATTTCCATCTTGCTTATCTATTTAATATGAAGTTGCTGCTACTTTCAGTCTAAAGCATTAAGTCAGATCCATTTCTGGCTGTGGGATTAGGATGAATTTTGATCTGGTTAAAGGCTGAGTAACTCACCAGGGAGAAGGTACACAAGAGAAATCCTGGTGAGGAAAAGATATAAGTAAGGGCAAAGAGATGTGAAAGTGTTTGGTGTGCTTGGAGGACTCAGGTGAGATGGGAAGGAAGGACAGCTGAGGTCAGGAAATAGGAGATGAGGTAGATAGGCTGGGGGTCAGGATCCCAGGAATTTGAATGTTTTCCTATGGGAGGTGAAGGAACATCAAAGGTTTTTAATCAGAGAAATGACATGATCAGATTAGCCTCTAAGCACTTACATAGTGACTCCTCCTTTCTAAAATTCTAGCAATGAGAGTACAAATAAGACAGAATAAGAGGTAGGAAAAGAACCAATGTAAGTGAATATATTGTAGGACAGCCTTATACATAGTATACTGACACACACAAACGTACATTGGATGAggttatatcaatatatataactgtgtgtgtgtgtgtgtgtgtgtgtgcccatgtgtATTCAGAGAATGCAGCTTTGgattattcaatatttttaattcaattccTGGTTGGTTGTGTGCAATGACCTCATGGTAAGAATCTATGATTTAGTGTTGTCATTACTTTCACAAAATTTCACAATAGATTTTATAAAatcttcctgatttttttttttttttgagacggggtctcgctctgtcgcccagactggagtgcagtggtgtgatctcagctcactgcaacctccacctcctgagctcaagcagttctcctgcctcagcctcctaagtagctgggattacaggcacctgccaccacgcccagctaatttttgtatttttagtagagacggggttttaccatgttgcccagcctgctctcaaactcctgatctaaggtgatccgcccacctcggcctcccaaagtgctgggattacaggtgtgagccaccacacctggccaaaatcttCCTGATTTCATAATAGAAAACCAGCAGTTTCTGAGCTGTGATTCTGGCTTCTGATTCCACCTCTGTTTTGGTGTGACATTGGAGTTAGACCTCagtttactgtacataaaatgagtTATCTAGGTTAGATGATCTatggatttaaaatatattaaccaTCTTATCTTATAACTACAATGTTCTGTAATGGcccttctctgtgcctctctctccccctccctccctttctttctttttctctcctccccctttttttttttcaacttttattttaggctcggggtacatgtgcatgtttgctatgtaggtaaacttgtgtcacgggggtttgttgtacagattatttcatcacccgggtACTAGGCCTAGTATCCAATAGTTATTTcttctgattctctccctcctcccaccctccaccctccaacaggtccagtgtctgttgttcccttctttgtgtccacgtgtgtgttctcatcatttagctcccgtcttttctttttctttgtttttttttaattttaaaattaagaatgtcTCTAAATAAAATTCTATACAGTTACCTAAGGAAAATTCACATATACTCTACATCAGCTAGAAATGTGTGTTGAACTGCAGATAACAGAATACCCAGCTATAGGGGcttaaacaaaatgtggtttatTTGACTGCCATTACAAGAAGTCTGAAGGTAAAAGGTTGTTAGCATGGTCCAGGGGCTCAGCCACATCTAGGCCAACATTTCTGAAATTCTCCTGGCCTTTCTCTCACAGCTGTCATTTCTTGAGTATAAGAAATAAGAGGGAACTTTGGCATCAGGGTCATCTGCTCTCTTTCATTAGAAAGGCACAAGTTTTTCCAGAAccatctcttctccctccctatCATCATTTCTCACTTCTGATTCGATGGCCAGAGGAAGGCCACATGGCCACCTCTGTAGTAAGGGAGTCGGACAGAGATTTGTGAACTCAACTTTTGCATACAATTTTAGAGAATTCAAAAATGGACGCGCGTTATGGTACCCAGGTTCAGAATCCCTGATTGAAAAAGTGGGTCACACTATCTGAACCTACGTTTTCAGGTCCTCACTCctcaaagaaaaactgaaatctaAACAGATTTCTGATAATCTGGTTTGAAGCAGCAAGCTGTTTAAAGGCcagagaatcaaatgagataatgaattaTGAAACTTTTGTAAACTGTTAAGTTCTACTTAATATGAAGATGTCTTTCTGTTGTGAGAACTTCCTTTGTTATCTATGTATTACACATCTTGGTTGCCATTTGCCTtgtgtgtgtaaataaaataacatagaaGTAGGGCAAAGTAAAGACACAAGCAAATCAGTGCCAGGaacacacagaaaatattttattagtttccAAATTAAGAAACAACAAAGGAGGGCATATTTCAGGAGAAATCTATGACTCTCCTCAGAGAGCCCACTCTGGCATTCGTGGCCCCCCAGTCCTGGTAGCGCCTATAGTCCCCTGGCATCAGCAGGTACTGCCGTCCTCGGTAGTTGGACAGCTCGTAGAGGACCCAGGAGCCCTCCAGCACGTTGAGGGAGTGGATTTCATTGAAGCGGAAGCGGTCCTGAAGACAGGAGCAGTCCTCAGTGAACTCTATCATCTGGCCTCTGTAGTCCTCCCTCTCATAGAGTCTGATCCTGTGAGAGCCAGACTGGCGGacccagaaataaaaagagaagaaaagcaagtGTGAAATGATTCCAATGCATTGTTAGGCAGTCCAGCTTGGTGAGGACCCGCTCAagccattttgaaatacatggtaaaatttaattaattctgAATATTTATAAACTCCTCATTACCGAGGGCAGAGATTCAGTACCTTTTCAAGATTATAAAGTATGGTGAAGAAATTGAGAAGGAAATCTCATTCTTTAATATATTCAGCTATTTCTTAGGATGAGCTGCCTCCTAGGCTCAGTATCCTGTACCACATGCAAACCCAAACCTGTAACAGCTTATTACTATTTTATACCATtttgaagaaatgttttaatattaaaataaacattaaattataaagaaatatatttaaataatgtataattttaatatacatatgatatctaatacatatttaattatatactatatttaaaatataaaatgtataaaattatattttatttaaagttaatcatattttattttaataattatattcaaattatattttataagtataaattaaaattatatttattttacaaattatattttattttaaaataactttactaaaatataaataaaatatatttaaaatacataaatataaggggtggggcagtggctcatgcctgtagtcccagcaccctgggaagccgaggcaggtggatcacttgaggtcaggagttcaagaccagcctgacgaatatggcgaaaccttgtctatactaaaaatacaaaaattagccaggtgtggtggcgcgtgcctgtaatcccagctacttgggaagaaaATTGCTagggcccaggaagcagaggttgcagtgtgccgagatcatgccactgcactccagcctgggggacagagcaagacttcgtcaaaaaaaaaataaataataaataataaaataaagtaaaataaaaataaaaatacaaaaattagctgggtgtggtggcgtgctcctgtaactccagctactcaggagactgagagaggagaatcatttgaatccaggaggcggaggttgcagtgagccgagattgcaccactgcactccagcctgggcgtcagagtgagactctgtctcaaaaaacaaaaacaaaacaacaacaacaaaaatatatatatacacatataatgtaaatgaaatatattaaaaatatattaaaatatatttaaaatatgttaaatatatttaaaatataatttatatagttatataaatatattaaatacatatttattaaataaatatattattaaatacattatattcattaaatatatttaatgtaaatatatttaaaatataaaaatatgtattttaaatataagtatttaaaatatattaaatatatcatttaataTATTGAATTAAATGATAATTCATCATTTAAAtcaatgatataaataaaatatgttaaatatataaggcttctattcaaaatataagtattttaaatatattaaaatataaatatttaaaatacattaaaatataaaatattaaatatcttcatatattaAAGAACAATTAATTCTAAGTCAATAACTTGTGAATGCAATGaagaaaaatggaggaaaaaaaatcagtaagtccAAGGACGAATTTTGCATAAACTTTAGTGTTCTAACACACATATGGGATAAAAGGGGCACATGTGTAAAATATGTGTGTTGCTCTCCTTTGAAGGAAAGTCTTATATAGGTTGGGAAAACCCAAAATATGCAAGAGAGGAGCAAAAACGGGAAAAAGTCTCAAAAGAAATTGCCCTGTTTGCTCAGTAACTGCTGTACGCTCTAGCATTTATTCTTCTATTGGGTATTAGTGGTTTTTCTACAACTCTATTCTAAATGATTCCAGAATAGGACTTAAGTCTTATACAACCCCTAGGGCAGGAGACACATTcctactcaatacatatttgtggatTAATTGTGATTAACTGGTGTCTGGGTAATATTTTGCTTATGTGGGGAGCAAACTCTATTGACTTAATCCACTATAGTTCATCTTTTGTCCACTCTCAGTTATTGTGACTGATCACTACTTCTAATGTTTAACTTTTGCTTGAAACCATCCAGTGAGTGTCCTGAGGGCCTGGGTCCTGACTTGAGGATGTACTCACGTGGGGGATGAGGCGGCAGGAGCGGACCGAGTCGCTGAGGCCCATCCACTGCTGGTGGTCGGCATAGTCGCCGCGGCGCACGAAGTACTGGAGGCCCGAGTAGTTGGGCTGCTCATAGAGCATCCAGCAGCCGCTGTCCACGCGCGCCGAGTTGCAGCGGCTCAAGTAGGGCTGCAGGTTGGGGTGGTCGCTGCTGCATTCGTAGTGGCGGCCCTGGAAGCCCCGGTCCTCGTAGAGGGTGATCTGCAAGGCAAGGCGAGACAAGGCGAGGTCTCACAGGCctgctcctgccccagtctctggCCCCCGCGATGGAGGAAGCTCCGGGGTCCCGGGGCGCAGGCTGGGCTCACCTTCCCCATGGCTGGCTGCGCGCCCGACGGTGCTGAGCTGGTGGGGCGGCGGCGCTGAGTGGGTggggcggcggcgcggcgggctaTATAGCAGGAGGGCTGCTGCGTTGGCAAGAACCGCACAAAAGGGGCCCCCGGAGGGGAGCAAGGGCATTTTcgtgttctctttttttctctttgctgtgCTAGTCCACGGGGCTTGTTGTGGGTTTTGGTCGCATTCTCTCTGGAGTATTCGGATTGCTATCACTGGCTGATGCTATTGAGAATGTTTGTAAAAAGGCAATTTGGGACATTGTCTATTTATAATGGAAGTGGAGCTTCAGCTATTTCACATATAGTTCACGCTTTTATTCGTATAGgctggggaaaaacaaaaaaaatttaagtcgGGGAGCAAAAAAAGCAACGACTCTTAATAAGGCAAATATAAATTAATCTGTCAGAACTACAGTGTTACTTACGTGCCACAATATTGAATACTGATTGTTAATAGGAAGGAAATGGGCTTAACTGAATGTTGAAAATTTCAAGTTAGTCCTTTAAGAGAACGTCATCATGAAAGGGTGTAAGAAATTGGAACATTTTATTAAGAGAGTTCACAGAATTTCGaacttttattatggtaaaacaCACAGCAAATATGAATCTTCAATATTGGGTCTGATTTTGTTGCAATTATGCCTGGAAGTAGCTAAGAATTAGATGTTTTTCTCTTAGCTAATGGTGGTGCCGTGATTCAAAAGAGAGAATAGTTCTAAGATGCTTAATCTCAGAAAGAactaaaaagggaaatatctaagTTTGAGGAAATTAGAAAAAGTAATATGTTTGAAACACAAAAACATGATCTCTTAGCttgttataaaataaaaccaaattccTAAGAAACTTATTTCTGGTAGGATCTAGAATACACCTTTGCCCTCTGAACAAGCGAGAGTACACAAGGCCTTTGACTCAGACGAAATTAATTGCATTAACACAAAGGGGAGCTATGGCTGGAATGAtgcagggagaggaaggaatAAAAATCTAGAAGTTGGACTCGAGGAAGACTTCAGAAAGTACTTATTGGCCTGGAAGAGAACAGTTTGATGGACTGGAAAGAGTACTGGAGTGGAATATGACCTATGTGTCCAGCTTCTTTCATGTTCAAAGAATTGCTTACAGCCCTGTGTCAACCCATGGAAATACTTTGTCTTGTCTTTGAGTCATAAATCTTTGTAAGTGGTATTTATGAATTAAACAGCAACTATGTgcaatacaaattattttaattcttattttctggctgcttttttttttttttttgtattctttctatGTAGAGCTCTGCGGTGGTAGGGaaatgcctttttgttttgttttgattgttttcttCATCCCCATTGCTACATATAGCAGGCGtatggtaggtgctcaaaaatTGGTAAGGATCCTAACTCAAGGAAGTTAAGAGTCTCTAGTGGCTAATAATTGGAGGCtattgaaatggaaaataaacttgtggctgggtgtggtggctcacacctgtaatcccagcactttcggaggccaaggtgggagggtcacttgagcccaggagtttgagaccagccctggcaacatagtgagaccccttctctacaaaaaagtgaaaaaattagtcaggcatggtggtgcgcgcctgtagccccagctacttaggaggctgagatgggaggatcgcttgagcctgtgaggtcgaggctgcagtgagctgggtttgtgccactgcactccatcctggacaacagagtgtgaccatgtctcaaaaaataaataaataaaataaaataaacttgcaCTATGAGCCGGTAGTCTCACTTCTAGGTggctatctttttaaaattatggcatGTCAGGATTAGCGTATATGTACAATGTTATTCTTTGCAGCATTTTTGGTAAAAGCAACATTGGAAAAGCCCAGTCACTTAAGCGGACAAAGGTGAAATGGTCTAAGGGACCTCCAAACAATGGGATGCAATTCAACCATCAAACAGAATAAGATACTGACCTAGATATATGTCcatattataatacattttaaaagcaagtTGCAGACTAATATGTATAGCATGATTCcatttttgtaaagaaaagaagcaTGTGTTTTATGAGAGAGCTATATAAACAAGGAGAAAATCCCAGAAGGGTGCCCACCAACTATAAACAAGAGTTAGCAATGAGGGGCATCAGAAGGACTCCCCTCAACTTCTTTATAGAATTTGTACAGTAGTAAGATTATGGGAGGCCTTTTACTTTGAAGggaaatttttaagttaaaataaataaattctctgCTGATGAAAAGACTtgtaattgctttcttttttcttttttttttatttttactttttagggCTTTGCTTATGAGCAAGCAGATTTTAGTTTAATAAAAGGCTCCAGAAATTATGGCTTTCTTTAAAGCACCTTTAAATTTGAGCCCATTTTGTAGTTACAGGACTTacgtatttgtttatttaaacttttattttagatttaggggcaCGTATCCACGTTTGTAAtacaggtaaattgcatgttgtgaaggtttggtgtacagattattttatcacccaggtgataAGTATAGTACCTgacaggtagttttttgatcctctccaACCTCCCACCCTGCAACCTCAAGCAGGCCCCAGCGtctcttgttttcttcttgtcCACATGTACtcaaagtttagctcccacttagaagcgagaacatgaggtattttgttttctgttcctgtgttagtttgcttaggataatggcctccagctccatctatgttgctgcaaaggacagggtctcattcttttttatggctgcatagtattccatcgtatataTGTACCACTTTGTAAAATCCagcctaccattgatgggcatttaggttgattccatgtctttgctgtcatgaatagtgctgtgataaacatatgtatacatgtgtcctTATGCCAGAACGATgttttttgtagttattttttatgtttggGGTACACTATACCATGCAAATCTATTTAAAAGATTGATGTGTATctcttattattaatttatttgcaaTAGCTGGTCACCATGAAACTGATGTGCAGTTTCTATAGTTGACACAGCATTTGGGCCAGGGGTAGTACCGACCGAGAGCTACACTTCTGGACAGGAgccattttcaaaagaagatgaaTAGTCTTTAGCTTTGTTCAAAGGTACGGCAATGGCTGCGATGGCCCTGGCATTAGTTATATAATACTGTGTCTGAAAGTAAACAAAACTACAATCCTTTATATAGTCTAATCAGGCTGTTGGCCAAGTTAAGTTTGCCCTCTCCACTCATCTGACTTTGCCTTTTGTCTAACCCATTTTTGGTTAGAAGGAAACTTCCCAACTATTGTTCCTCAAGGTGCTTAGTTGAATGCCTCCCTTCTCGCCAGTCAGCCTCTCCCAGGTCTCTGGCATTGCCCTGCGTTTTCTTTCTCGGGCAGGCTACACCCTGCCTCCACCCCAACGTCCGAGGCTTGTTCAAACTCACTCTACCTTGAAGCTCTTCTCCAATAGACCCCGTCCCCCACCCCATTCACTTCTTAACTTTTGACAAGGAGCATTTAAAGGTGAACTGATTTGCACAATGAAAGAATGACAGAAGTCAGCAATTGCCAGCAATGCAgactaaatatttattaggttCCAAAATGGGAAATTGGTAGTGTTAAGCTATTTTAATACAAATTCACCACTCTCCGCAAAGAGCCTGCCTTAGCATCCATAGCTCCCCAGTCCTGGCACCGCCTGTACTCTTGGGGCCTCAGCAGGTACTGCCGCCCCCGGTAGTTGGGCAGCTCGTAGAGGACCCAGCAGCCCTCCAGCACGTGGAGGGAACGGATCTCGCTGAGGTGGAAGCGGTCCTGGATGCTGGGGCAGTCTTCACTCAGCTCCATCATGAGGCCTTTGTGGTCTTCCCTCTCGTACAGCCGCAGCCTGTGGGAGACTGTCTACTCGGTCCACAGAAAGAAGGATGGAAAAAAGCAAATGAGTCTCTTCCAGAATTTGTCCAACCAAAGAACA is part of the Pan paniscus chromosome 13, NHGRI_mPanPan1-v2.0_pri, whole genome shotgun sequence genome and harbors:
- the LOC100978046 gene encoding gamma-crystallin D; translation: MGKITLYEDRGFQGRHYECSSDHPNLQPYLSRCNSARVDSGCWMLYEQPNYSGLQYFVRRGDYADHQQWMGLSDSVRSCRLIPHSGSHRIRLYEREDYRGQMIEFTEDCSCLQDRFRFNEIHSLNVLEGSWVLYELSNYRGRQYLLMPGDYRRYQDWGATNARVGSLRRVIDFS
- the LOC100978392 gene encoding gamma-crystallin C, translating into MGKITFYEDRAFQGRSYETTTDCPNLQTYFSRCNSIRVESGCWMLYERPNYQGQQYLLRRGEYPDYQQWMGLSDSIRSCCLIPQTVSHRLRLYEREDHKGLMMELSEDCPSIQDRFHLSEIRSLHVLEGCWVLYELPNYRGRQYLLRPQEYRRCQDWGAMDAKAGSLRRVVNLY